GTGGCAGTGGAGGCCAAGCAGGTACGTCAGGCACACCGGGTGGAGATGTCGATGTCCGCCGCACTCTTGCGCTCTGATGGTCATCTGTTCCCCTGCGTCCTACGTGACTACTCTGATGGCGGTGTCGGCGTTGAAGCCCGTGAATCAGGCATTCTTCAGGTCGGGGACAACGTCTCGCTGTTGCTAAAACGCGGTCAGCAAGAGTACGCCTTCCCATTCAGCGTCACTCGCGCATTCGACAACAAGATTGGCCTGCGCATGACCAACCTGACCATTCGCCAGCATATCGATTTCATTCAATGTACCTTTGCCCGTGCCGATACATGGGCGCTCTGGCAAGACAGCTTCCCGCAGGATAAACCGGTCGAAAGTCTGATTGATGTACTGGCTCTTGGCTTTCGCGGTTACTTGCGTCTGGCAGATTACGCGCCGCCAGTGATACGCAATATCATCCTGGCCTTCCTCAACATCGTGGCCTGGGTAGTGTCATTTATCCCACGCTATGTAGGAAGGCGCACCGTAACCGACCCGCCGGGCGCTGCGCTGGCGGAAAAAGTCGTACATCAGGGCAATATGCCGCCTGCCCATGAAATCCGATTTGCACAAGAGAACCTGTTTACAGAAAAGACAGTGGCTTGATTGCCATTCACAGGCCGTGACCAACGGTCTTTCTCCCGACAACGAGAAAGACCCTTAACATTGATGATGACACGATGACGAAAAAAATAATCTGGTTAACCGCATTGGCTTTAGGCGTCAGCTCATTATCTCAGGCTGTCACCGCACCGCAGGCACCCCCCCCGGCTGCGGGAGGCTCCGCCCAGCCGCCCGTCAATGCTGCCACAGCAACGCCAGCGACGGCCAATGCCGCGATGGATATGTCTACAACAAGCACACCGACGACCCCACTGGTGCCGCCGTCGGCCAACGCCGCTGTGCGCAATATGGTGCTGCCGTTTGCGCAAATCGCGCCTGCACCAGGTACGTTCGCGCTACGCGGTATCAATCCCGACGGACAGATTGAATTCGGCGTTCGCAGCGATGAAGTCGTGACACAAGCCTCGCTCGATCTCGAGTTTACGCCGTCGCCCGCGCTGATCCCTACCGAATCTCATATCAAGGTTTACCTGAATAATGAGTTGATGGGCGTCACCGCAATTAGCAAGGAGCAGATGGGTAAGTCCAACCGCGTGCGTATTCCTCTCGATCCGCGCTACATCACGGACTTCAACCGCCTGCAACTGGTGTTCGTCGGCCATTATCAAAACATCTGTGAAAACCCAGCCAGTACCAGCCTGTGGTTAGATATCAGCAAAGCCAGCGCGCTCAATCTGCAATTCCAGAAGCTGACGCTGAAGGACGACCTGTCGCCGTTCCCCGCACCGTTTTTTGACAGCCGCGATACCCGTCCGCTGACATTGCCCATCGTCTTTGCTGGCCAACCAGATCTGGTGCAACAGCGTGCTGCCGCCATGCTCACTTCCTGGTTTGGCAGCAAAGCACAGTGGCGCGGACAGTCCTTCCCTGCTCTTTTCAACCAGTTGCCCGATCGCCACGGCATTGTTTTCGCTACCAACGACAAGCGCCCTGATTTCCTGCGCGATGCCCCTGCCGTGAACGGCCCAACGGTGTCTATCATCAGCCACCCTGACGATCCTCACGTTAAGCTGTTGTTGGTGCAGGGTCGTGATGATAATGAATTGATCACTGCCGTGCAGGGCATTGCACAAGGGAACACGCTGTTCCGTGGGCAAAGCGTTACCATCGATAAGGTCGAACAGCTCGCCCCACGCCAGCCGTATGATGCGCCAAACTGGGTACGCACCGACCGCCCGATGACCTTCGCCGAACTTCAGCAATATAACGAGCAACTGCAAACCGACGGTATCGTGCCTCGGCCGATTTCGCTGACGATGAACCTGCCGCCTGACCTGTTTCTTATCCGCAGTCAGGGCATCGATATGCGCCTGAAATATCGCTACACCGCACCGCAGGTTCAGGACGGTTCACGTCTGAGCATCAATCTAAACAACCAGTTTGTACAAGCTTTCTCGCTGGCAGCGGAACACGACCAGAATTCACTGTTGATGCGCTTGCCACTCACACAGGGATTATGGGATTCCAACAAAAGCCTGACTATCCCTGCGTTGAAACTGGGCACCGTCAACCAGCTGCGCTTTGATTTCAATTACACCACGCTGCTCTCCAGCGGCGCGGCTGACCGCTGTGAAACCTATACACCCGTCGTGAATCACGCCGTCATCGATAGCAATTCAACCATTAACTTCTCTGGCTATCGCCACTTTATGGCCATGCCGGATCTGCGTGCCTTTGCCAATGCGGGCTACCCGTTCAGCCGACTGGCTGACCTGTCACAAACGCTGGTACTGGTGAACAAACAGCCGCAACCCGCTCAGGTCAGCGCGATGCTGAACGCTATCGGTAACATTGGGGCGCAAACGGGCTACCCGGCGTTGGCGGTGCAGCTCAGCGATGACTGGACACAGGTCGACAAGCAGGACCGCGATATTTTGATGATCGGCGCGATCCCGCCTGAACTGCATGACGACGGCAAGATCAACTTATTAGTTGAACAAACACAAAGCTGGATTAAGCAACCGATACGCCAGACCGCTATCCCAGACACCGGCTCGCCCGACTCTGATGCGAAACCAGACAGTAAAACCACCGTCAGCGGCGCTGGCGCTATGTCGGCGATTATTGGCTTTCAATCTCCGTATCACGATCAACGCAGCGTTGTCGCGCTACTGGCCGATAGTCCACAAGGCTATACGCTACTTAACAACACGCTGATCGACAGCGAGAAAAGAGCGTCGCTGTTCGGTTCCGTTTCCGTCATTCGCGAATCAGGCATCAATAATCTGCGTGTCGGAGACGTTTATTACGTCGGCCATCTGCCATGGTGGGAACGTATCTGGAACGTATTGGCACAACATCCCATCTGGCTCGCGGTCATCTCGACGCTCACCGTGATTATTGTTGCCTGGCTGCTGTGGCGTGGCCTGAAATTCTTCAGCCGCCGCCGTCTGTCACCCGATGAAAGGGATTAACGCACCATGCTACGCGTGTTGCGCTACCTGATCCCAATGCTGTTGTGGCTATGGGCTTCCCTCGCCACAGCGGCCGTCTGTGACTGGCCCGCCTGGGAACAGTACAAACAGTATTACATCAGCGAGCAAGGGCGGGTGATTGATACCTCCGCCCCCAATAAAATCACCACGTCTGAAGGGCAAAGTTACGCCATGTTCTTTGCCCTGGTCGCCAACGATCGGGACATGTTTGCTCGGCTGCTGCAATGGACGGAAAACAACCTATCCGCAGGCGATTTAAGTGCCAACCTGCCCGCCTGGCTGTGGGGAGAAAAAGATAAACAGTGGACGGTACTGGATCCTAACTCCGCGTCCGACGCCGATCTGTGGATCGCCTATAACCTGCTTGAAGCGGGTCGCCTGTGGCAAGATGCGCGCTACAACGCGCTGGGCACCGCATTACTTAAACGTATTGCCAAGGAAGAGGTCGTGACGATCCCGGGGCTGGGCATGATGCTATTGCCTGGCAAAGTAGGCTTCGCAGAAAAAGAA
The window above is part of the Pectobacterium araliae genome. Proteins encoded here:
- the bcsB gene encoding cellulose biosynthesis cyclic di-GMP-binding regulatory protein BcsB, translated to MTKKIIWLTALALGVSSLSQAVTAPQAPPPAAGGSAQPPVNAATATPATANAAMDMSTTSTPTTPLVPPSANAAVRNMVLPFAQIAPAPGTFALRGINPDGQIEFGVRSDEVVTQASLDLEFTPSPALIPTESHIKVYLNNELMGVTAISKEQMGKSNRVRIPLDPRYITDFNRLQLVFVGHYQNICENPASTSLWLDISKASALNLQFQKLTLKDDLSPFPAPFFDSRDTRPLTLPIVFAGQPDLVQQRAAAMLTSWFGSKAQWRGQSFPALFNQLPDRHGIVFATNDKRPDFLRDAPAVNGPTVSIISHPDDPHVKLLLVQGRDDNELITAVQGIAQGNTLFRGQSVTIDKVEQLAPRQPYDAPNWVRTDRPMTFAELQQYNEQLQTDGIVPRPISLTMNLPPDLFLIRSQGIDMRLKYRYTAPQVQDGSRLSINLNNQFVQAFSLAAEHDQNSLLMRLPLTQGLWDSNKSLTIPALKLGTVNQLRFDFNYTTLLSSGAADRCETYTPVVNHAVIDSNSTINFSGYRHFMAMPDLRAFANAGYPFSRLADLSQTLVLVNKQPQPAQVSAMLNAIGNIGAQTGYPALAVQLSDDWTQVDKQDRDILMIGAIPPELHDDGKINLLVEQTQSWIKQPIRQTAIPDTGSPDSDAKPDSKTTVSGAGAMSAIIGFQSPYHDQRSVVALLADSPQGYTLLNNTLIDSEKRASLFGSVSVIRESGINNLRVGDVYYVGHLPWWERIWNVLAQHPIWLAVISTLTVIIVAWLLWRGLKFFSRRRLSPDERD